The Gillisia sp. Hel_I_86 genome has a segment encoding these proteins:
- the hemE gene encoding uroporphyrinogen decarboxylase yields MIKNDLFLRALKGETVDRPPVWMMRQAGRYLPDFMKLKEKHDFFTRCRTPELATEITIMPINQVGPDAAILFSDILVIPQAMNIKVEMRPGVGPWLPNPVRTSKDVEKVYVPNVHEELGYVMDAIKMTKQALNDEVPLIGFAGSPWTILCYTVQGQGSKNFDIAKKFCFTNPAAAHTLLQKITDTTIAYLKAKVAAGVDAVQIFDSWGGMLSPTDYQIFSWRYMQQIIDALKDEVPVIAFGKGCWFALDEMSKSGASALGIDWTCSPRNARYLTGGNITLQGNFDPSRLYSPPAEIKKMVHQMIDEFGKDKYIVNLGHGILPDIPVENARAFIDAVKEYSK; encoded by the coding sequence ATGATCAAGAACGACTTATTTTTAAGAGCATTAAAGGGTGAAACCGTAGACAGGCCACCAGTGTGGATGATGCGCCAGGCAGGAAGGTATTTACCGGATTTCATGAAATTGAAGGAAAAACACGATTTCTTCACACGTTGCAGAACCCCAGAACTGGCTACAGAAATCACCATAATGCCTATAAATCAAGTTGGACCAGATGCAGCCATATTATTTAGCGATATTTTGGTGATCCCTCAGGCAATGAACATCAAGGTGGAAATGAGACCAGGTGTGGGACCTTGGTTGCCAAATCCCGTGAGAACCAGCAAAGATGTGGAGAAAGTTTATGTTCCTAATGTACATGAAGAGTTAGGTTACGTGATGGATGCCATTAAAATGACCAAACAAGCCTTGAACGATGAGGTCCCTTTGATAGGGTTTGCCGGTTCTCCATGGACCATTTTGTGCTACACGGTACAAGGACAAGGTTCCAAGAATTTTGATATCGCAAAGAAATTCTGTTTTACCAATCCAGCTGCTGCGCATACTTTGCTTCAAAAAATCACCGATACTACCATCGCATATCTTAAAGCTAAAGTTGCTGCGGGCGTAGATGCAGTACAAATATTCGATTCTTGGGGAGGAATGTTGTCCCCAACAGATTATCAAATCTTTTCATGGCGATATATGCAACAAATTATAGATGCCCTAAAAGATGAAGTTCCGGTTATCGCTTTTGGAAAAGGTTGTTGGTTCGCATTGGATGAAATGTCAAAATCCGGGGCTTCTGCTTTAGGAATAGACTGGACATGTTCTCCACGAAATGCGCGTTATTTAACGGGCGGAAACATTACGTTACAAGGAAATTTTGATCCTTCAAGATTGTATTCGCCACCTGCCGAGATCAAAAAAATGGTTCACCAAATGATCGATGAATTCGGAAAAGATAAATATATCGTGAACTTAGGTCACGGAATTCTACCAGATATTCCCGTAGAAAATGCACGTGCTTTTATAGATGCAGTTAAAGAATATTCAAAATAA
- a CDS encoding uroporphyrinogen-III synthase, which produces MATLLSTKILTTPQKQLLLNSGIGLVEYNAITIEFDNSSLDAPIPRNLIFTSQNGVKGFFTQYPEFQTRDLNIFCVGEKTKAQIEKEGYSVIASADYGEELANLIVKDFKEKEFLHICGSMRREELSKILKAENFSIKELVVYKTTLNPKKFNRTFEGVLFFSPSGVQSFCQKNSLNSSTAFCIGETTAAEAKKHTQHIVIANKPSIENVIVQAVKKYKK; this is translated from the coding sequence ATGGCTACCTTACTTTCCACCAAAATTCTAACAACACCCCAGAAACAATTACTTCTTAATTCAGGAATTGGACTTGTGGAATACAATGCGATTACTATTGAATTCGATAATTCTTCATTGGATGCACCTATACCCAGAAACCTCATCTTTACCAGCCAGAACGGAGTAAAAGGTTTTTTTACGCAATATCCGGAATTCCAAACCCGCGATCTCAACATTTTTTGTGTTGGTGAAAAGACCAAGGCTCAAATTGAAAAAGAAGGCTATAGTGTAATTGCTTCAGCAGATTATGGCGAAGAGTTGGCAAACTTGATCGTAAAGGATTTTAAAGAAAAAGAATTCCTTCATATTTGCGGTTCCATGCGCAGGGAGGAACTATCCAAGATTTTGAAAGCAGAAAATTTTTCTATTAAAGAATTGGTGGTATATAAAACAACCTTAAATCCCAAAAAATTCAACCGTACTTTTGAAGGGGTTTTATTTTTTAGTCCCAGTGGAGTGCAAAGCTTTTGCCAGAAAAATAGTTTAAATTCGAGCACCGCATTTTGCATTGGGGAAACCACCGCAGCTGAAGCTAAAAAACATACACAACATATAGTTATAGCAAATAAGCCTAGTATTGAAAATGTGATCGTACAGGCAGTTAAAAAATATAAGAAATGA
- the hemC gene encoding hydroxymethylbilane synthase — MNKVIRIGTRDSELALWQAKTVQAALENLGHKTELLPVKSTGDLNLDQPLYEMGITGIFTKTLDIAMLTGKIDVAVHSMKDVPTALPKGIVEAAVLKRANSIDVLIHKGLDFLDAGGVIATGSLRRKAQWLNKYPSHTCVDLRGNVNTRMQKLKDSDWNGAIFAAAGLERINLTPENSLDLDWMLPAPAQGAMLVVAMEKDSGTREVLKALNHRESEICVHIERDFLQVLEGGCTAPIGALATIEGNEITFKGALFSLDGKKKISVERKIAIKDAPNFGKECALKVLNNGGSVLMEEIKKVLN, encoded by the coding sequence ATGAACAAAGTTATTAGAATTGGCACCCGCGATAGTGAACTTGCACTTTGGCAGGCGAAGACCGTACAAGCTGCATTGGAAAATCTAGGCCATAAAACCGAATTACTTCCCGTAAAATCCACTGGAGATTTAAACCTGGACCAACCTTTATATGAAATGGGCATTACAGGTATTTTTACCAAGACCTTGGACATTGCCATGTTAACAGGGAAAATAGATGTTGCCGTGCACTCCATGAAAGACGTGCCAACAGCGCTTCCAAAGGGAATTGTTGAGGCTGCGGTATTAAAAAGGGCAAATTCAATAGACGTACTCATTCATAAAGGATTGGATTTTTTAGATGCAGGAGGGGTTATTGCCACCGGAAGTTTAAGAAGGAAAGCCCAATGGCTAAATAAATATCCCTCCCATACCTGCGTAGATCTTCGTGGAAATGTAAATACCAGAATGCAAAAGCTAAAGGATAGCGATTGGAACGGAGCGATATTTGCCGCTGCCGGACTAGAGCGCATCAATTTGACACCGGAGAATTCCTTAGATCTGGACTGGATGCTTCCTGCTCCTGCTCAAGGCGCCATGTTAGTGGTTGCTATGGAAAAAGACAGCGGGACGAGAGAGGTTTTAAAAGCATTGAATCATAGAGAATCTGAAATTTGTGTACATATAGAACGTGATTTCCTACAGGTTCTGGAAGGTGGATGTACTGCTCCCATTGGCGCTTTAGCTACTATTGAAGGGAACGAAATCACTTTTAAGGGAGCTTTATTCAGTTTGGATGGAAAGAAAAAAATTTCCGTGGAAAGAAAGATCGCCATAAAAGACGCCCCTAACTTTGGGAAAGAATGTGCGTTAAAAGTACTTAATAATGGAGGAAGTGTTTTAATGGAAGAAATTAAAAAAGTCCTGAATTAA
- the hemA gene encoding glutamyl-tRNA reductase, producing MEKYHISRGKHFYTIGLSYKKADADIRGHFSLTEEGKINLLNQAKIEGIDGLIVTSTCNRTEIYGFAQHPYQLIKLLCEHTHGTVEEFEKVAFVYKNREAISHMFIVGTGLDSQILGDFEIISQLKLAFIASKKVGVANPFLERLINSVIQASKRIKNETQLSSGATSVSFASVQYILNEVENVTDKNILLFGTGKIGRNTCENLVKHTKNSHITLINRTKDKAEKIAGKFNLRVKDYADLQSEIRQADILVVATGAQNPTISKELIYAKKQLLILDLSIPKNVADDVVGMENVTLIHLDQLSQMTDATLEKRKEFIPQAQEIIKEVEGDFIKWLEMRKFAPTIKALKKKLKTMKDAELDFQSKKITDFNSEQAEIVSNRIIQKIMNHFANHLKDDSNTSDESLELIQKVFQLEDSM from the coding sequence ATGGAAAAATATCACATCTCCAGAGGGAAACATTTTTATACCATAGGATTAAGCTACAAAAAAGCCGACGCCGATATTAGGGGCCACTTTAGCCTTACTGAAGAAGGAAAAATAAATTTGCTGAACCAGGCAAAAATTGAAGGCATAGATGGCTTAATAGTTACTTCTACCTGTAACCGTACAGAAATTTACGGGTTTGCCCAACATCCATATCAGTTAATTAAATTGCTTTGCGAACACACTCATGGTACCGTGGAGGAATTCGAAAAAGTAGCGTTTGTTTACAAGAACCGTGAAGCCATATCCCATATGTTTATAGTGGGAACCGGTTTGGATAGTCAGATTCTTGGGGATTTCGAAATTATAAGCCAGCTTAAACTTGCATTTATCGCCTCTAAGAAAGTGGGTGTTGCCAATCCGTTCTTGGAACGATTAATAAATTCTGTAATTCAGGCGAGCAAGCGTATTAAAAACGAAACCCAGCTTTCATCGGGAGCTACTTCGGTTAGTTTTGCTTCTGTTCAGTATATTTTAAATGAAGTTGAAAATGTTACCGATAAGAATATTCTTTTGTTCGGAACAGGAAAAATTGGAAGGAACACCTGTGAGAATTTGGTAAAGCACACCAAGAACAGTCATATTACCCTTATTAATAGAACCAAGGACAAGGCTGAAAAAATCGCAGGAAAATTCAATTTAAGGGTAAAAGATTACGCCGATCTACAATCGGAAATTCGTCAGGCCGATATTTTAGTGGTTGCGACTGGCGCCCAAAACCCAACCATTTCCAAGGAATTGATCTATGCGAAAAAGCAGTTGTTGATCCTCGATCTTTCTATTCCCAAAAATGTTGCCGATGATGTTGTGGGAATGGAAAATGTAACTTTAATTCATTTAGACCAACTTTCCCAAATGACCGATGCTACCTTGGAAAAAAGGAAGGAATTTATTCCGCAGGCACAAGAGATCATCAAGGAGGTTGAAGGAGATTTCATAAAATGGCTGGAAATGCGAAAATTTGCACCTACCATTAAAGCGTTAAAGAAAAAGCTGAAAACGATGAAAGATGCCGAATTGGATTTCCAAAGCAAGAAAATCACCGATTTCAATAGCGAGCAAGCAGAGATTGTAAGCAATAGGATTATTCAAAAAATAATGAATCATTTTGCCAATCACCTTAAAGATGATTCTAACACCTCAGATGAAAGTTTGGAACTTATCCAAAAGGTATTTCAACTGGAAGATTCCATGTAA
- a CDS encoding AraC family transcriptional regulator, with protein sequence MNSEEKNVAGGFVDETKIEDGFFLLKFQNEEIKQQRITREIDSSYIQFHFCVKGEGKFLFNNSSYELPLKEEYSLLLYNPQQDLPLNLDLHAKSWLISMVISIKKFHSMFSQEAGYIPFLSSENSDKKYYKDGEITPSMAIVLNQLMNFNLMPSIKSLYFKAKAYELLSLYFNRSGDNNVEQCPFLVDEDNVMKIRRAKDIVIAHMAEPPSLQDLATEIGLSLKKLKEGFKQIYGDSVYSFLFDYKMEFARKLLDSGEFNVNEVGLKVGYSTASHFIAAFKKKFGTTPKKYVMSLTLPNNS encoded by the coding sequence ATGAATTCTGAAGAAAAAAACGTCGCTGGAGGGTTTGTGGATGAGACTAAAATTGAAGATGGATTCTTCCTGTTAAAGTTTCAAAATGAAGAAATTAAGCAACAAAGAATCACCAGGGAAATAGACAGCAGTTATATTCAATTTCATTTTTGTGTGAAAGGTGAAGGGAAATTTTTATTCAATAACAGCAGCTATGAATTACCGTTAAAAGAAGAATATTCGTTGCTTTTATACAATCCGCAGCAAGATTTGCCTTTAAATTTGGATTTACATGCAAAGTCGTGGCTTATCTCGATGGTGATCTCCATTAAAAAATTTCATTCCATGTTCTCGCAGGAAGCGGGTTATATTCCTTTTTTAAGTTCTGAAAATAGCGACAAAAAATATTACAAGGATGGTGAAATTACCCCTTCTATGGCAATTGTCCTCAATCAGTTGATGAACTTCAATTTGATGCCCTCCATTAAATCCCTGTATTTTAAAGCCAAAGCCTACGAATTGTTGAGTTTGTACTTTAATAGATCTGGCGATAACAACGTGGAGCAATGTCCGTTCTTGGTAGATGAAGACAATGTGATGAAAATCAGGAGAGCGAAAGACATCGTGATAGCCCATATGGCAGAGCCCCCTTCGCTTCAGGATCTTGCTACAGAGATCGGTTTGAGTTTAAAAAAACTGAAGGAAGGTTTCAAACAAATTTATGGAGATTCTGTTTATAGTTTTTTGTTCGACTATAAAATGGAATTTGCCCGAAAACTATTGGATTCTGGGGAGTTTAATGTGAATGAAGTTGGTCTGAAAGTAGGGTATAGCACGGCGAGCCATTTTATTGCGGCCTTTAAAAAGAAATTTGGAACTACTCCAAAGAAGTATGTGATGTCCTTGACGTTGCCAAACAATTCTTAA
- the hemH gene encoding ferrochelatase, translating into MSKGVLLVNLGSPDSTDPKDVKKYLGEFLMDERVIDVPLWARTILVKGIVLNTRPKQSAAAYKKIWWDEGSPLIVLSERLRDKIDENTSVPIVLAMRYGTPNIKSGLQELHDQGVDEVLIFPLYPQFAMATTETILVLAEELRQGFFPKMQFTSIPAFYNHPDYIRVLANSIQEKLKDVEYQHILFSYHGLPERHIRKSDITKSHCQIDGSCCNTASEAHQFCYRHQCFETTRLVAEYLQLKENTYSVSFQSRLGFDPWLQPYTDRTIERFGKQGMKNLAIVTPAFVSDCLETLEEIAMEGEEIFHEVGGEKFTVVPCLNTREDWVEVLSRWVDEWALAKEVEA; encoded by the coding sequence ATGAGTAAAGGTGTACTCTTGGTAAATCTGGGTTCTCCGGATAGTACCGACCCAAAAGATGTAAAAAAATATTTAGGGGAATTTTTAATGGACGAGCGGGTGATCGATGTTCCCCTTTGGGCGCGAACAATTTTGGTCAAGGGAATTGTTTTAAATACACGCCCAAAACAATCTGCCGCAGCCTATAAAAAGATTTGGTGGGATGAGGGTTCTCCTCTTATTGTCCTCTCTGAAAGGTTAAGAGATAAGATAGATGAAAACACCTCTGTGCCCATTGTTTTGGCAATGCGCTATGGTACTCCAAATATAAAATCGGGTTTACAGGAATTGCATGACCAAGGAGTAGATGAGGTGCTAATTTTTCCGCTCTATCCCCAGTTCGCGATGGCTACTACCGAAACTATTTTAGTGTTGGCAGAAGAATTGAGACAAGGATTTTTTCCGAAAATGCAATTCACTTCTATTCCGGCTTTTTACAATCATCCAGATTACATTAGGGTTTTGGCCAATAGTATTCAGGAGAAGTTAAAAGATGTTGAATATCAGCATATTTTATTTTCTTATCATGGACTGCCTGAAAGACATATTCGAAAAAGCGATATCACTAAATCCCATTGCCAAATAGATGGCAGTTGTTGCAACACAGCATCTGAAGCACATCAATTCTGCTATAGGCATCAGTGTTTTGAAACGACTAGGTTGGTAGCAGAATATCTTCAATTAAAAGAAAATACCTATAGTGTTTCATTTCAATCCAGGCTTGGTTTCGATCCTTGGTTGCAACCTTATACAGATAGGACCATCGAACGGTTTGGAAAACAAGGCATGAAAAACCTGGCAATCGTAACTCCCGCTTTTGTGAGTGATTGTTTAGAAACCTTGGAAGAGATTGCCATGGAAGGGGAAGAGATCTTTCACGAAGTTGGAGGAGAAAAATTTACGGTTGTCCCTTGCTTGAATACTCGGGAAGATTGGGTAGAAGTGCTTTCCAGATGGGTAGACGAATGGGCTCTTGCTAAAGAGGTAGAGGCATAA
- a CDS encoding MATE family efflux transporter — protein sequence MAHVNSAALGKDPIWKLLIKQALPASIGILVMSLNILVDTIFVGNWIGSIAIAAINVVLPVSFFIAALGMAIGIGGSSIISRALGSGDKPKALKTFGNQITLTLILSVFLVLVGLTFIDSIIPAFGGKGDIFAPAKIYYKVVLYGVPFLALCMMGNNVIRAEGKPKFAMIAMIIPSVANLFLDYILINVLDMGMLGAAIASSVSYFFCFSYVLWFFLSNHSELKINWPHFGFDFPILKEISSLGFVTLARQAVVSVTYLLMNNILFELGGEDSVTVYAIIGRMLMFALFPVLGVTQGFLPIAGYNYGAGHWDRVRKSINTAILYACGLGLLVFAGIMFFSENIVRVFTDNPVVVRDTPSAMRWVFAATPIIALQLIGSAYFQAIGKAVPALLLTLSRQGFFFIPLVLILPIYYGEIGVWIAFPIADVLSTLVTAYFLNREIRLRLKPSLPEKVS from the coding sequence ATGGCTCACGTTAATTCAGCGGCACTTGGGAAGGATCCAATTTGGAAACTGCTTATTAAACAAGCCTTGCCTGCTTCTATTGGAATTTTGGTTATGTCCCTAAATATTTTAGTGGACACCATCTTTGTTGGGAACTGGATAGGTTCTATAGCAATTGCCGCAATAAATGTGGTTTTACCGGTTTCTTTCTTTATCGCTGCTTTGGGAATGGCAATAGGAATTGGAGGTTCTTCCATTATTTCCAGGGCTTTGGGTTCTGGCGATAAACCTAAAGCTTTAAAAACCTTCGGAAACCAGATCACGCTCACCCTTATCTTATCGGTATTTTTGGTATTGGTGGGATTAACATTTATCGATTCCATTATCCCTGCATTTGGAGGAAAAGGCGATATTTTCGCTCCCGCCAAGATCTACTATAAAGTTGTGTTGTATGGAGTGCCTTTCTTGGCGCTTTGTATGATGGGGAACAATGTGATTAGGGCAGAAGGCAAGCCAAAGTTTGCGATGATCGCCATGATTATTCCCTCTGTTGCCAACCTTTTTTTAGATTATATCCTCATCAATGTATTGGATATGGGAATGTTGGGAGCGGCTATCGCATCAAGTGTTTCTTACTTCTTTTGCTTTTCTTATGTTTTATGGTTCTTTCTTTCCAATCATTCAGAATTAAAGATCAATTGGCCACATTTTGGGTTTGATTTTCCAATTTTAAAAGAAATATCTTCTCTTGGCTTTGTTACTTTGGCGAGACAAGCTGTGGTAAGTGTTACTTATTTATTGATGAACAACATTTTATTCGAACTTGGCGGAGAAGATTCGGTAACAGTATATGCAATTATTGGGAGAATGCTCATGTTCGCACTTTTCCCAGTGCTAGGAGTAACTCAGGGGTTCCTGCCAATTGCAGGATATAATTATGGAGCGGGGCATTGGGACCGAGTGAGAAAAAGCATCAATACCGCAATATTATATGCTTGTGGGTTGGGATTGTTGGTCTTTGCCGGGATCATGTTCTTTTCAGAAAATATAGTACGGGTTTTTACAGATAATCCCGTGGTGGTCCGGGATACCCCAAGTGCCATGCGTTGGGTATTTGCCGCAACTCCAATTATCGCGTTACAGCTTATTGGTTCAGCTTACTTTCAAGCCATCGGGAAAGCGGTTCCCGCATTATTGCTCACCCTTTCCCGACAAGGTTTTTTCTTTATCCCGTTGGTTTTGATATTGCCAATTTATTATGGTGAAATAGGGGTTTGGATCGCATTTCCCATTGCCGACGTGCTTTCCACCCTTGTAACCGCTTATTTTTTAAATCGGGAAATTAGGTTGAGGTTAAAACCATCACTCCCTGAAAAGGTTTCATAG
- a CDS encoding VPS10 domain-containing protein, with translation MRTFLPKLLLVFFFFGIYTETNAQRNKKSAETTIDSSAFGALKYRLIGPFRGGRSAAVVGVPGEPNLFYFGATGGGIWRTTDGGRTWENISDGFFGGSIGAISVANSDHNILFAGGGEKTLRGNVSSGSGIWKSVDAGKTWKSMGLEKSRHIPRISIHPTNPEIVYAAVLGNIYKPTQERGIYKSTDGGATWKRTLFVNEQAGAVDLIMDPNNPRILYASTWRVQRTPYSLSSGGEGSALWKSTDSGETWKEISKNKDFPQDTLGIMGITVSPVNSNRLWAIVENKEKGGVYRSEDAGETWKNINSDRSLRQRAWYYTRIYADPKDEDVVYVVNVSYHKSKDGGENFTSARAPHGDHHDMWIAPENPNRIIMGDDGGAQVTYDGGKTWSTYHNQPTAQFYRLTTDNHFPYRIYAAQQDNSTIRIDHRSTDYSISEENWESTAGGESAHIAVDPENDDIVYGGSYGGFLSRVNHEKNTQRAINVWPDNPMGHGAEDMKYRFQWNFPIIFSKHDPNKLYTFSNHVHVTTNEGQSWETISEDLTRNDKSKLGSSGGPITQDNTGVEYYATIFAAEESALQEGLIWVGSDDGLVHVTKDGGKNWENITPKGLPEWAQINSLETSDHDAGTAYIAATRYKLGDFAPYLYKTTDFGKSWTKITDGIGNEHFTRVIREDPTDKNLLYAGTENGMYISFNQGKQWQEFQLNLPIVPITDLAIKEDNLIVATQGRSIWILDDLSVLHQYTPENSKKDSFLYQPKATYRISGGARENSKTEGTNLPNGVVTYFNIKNLDEKKDTIHLTYFNQANDTLKSFGNQAKEDKLKVKKGSNMFVWNMYEKGAEKLDGMILWWADLEGPRILPGEYVVELNVNGKKERKNFKVLPNPNAETDKAGLQKQYDFIADVNATVDEAHKSIKKIRKINEQLKSFQTQYKGNENVKDLVEKAKQMEEEFGEIEKALYQTQNKSGQDPLNFPIKLTNKLAHLNSLVGMGDFPPTDQDLAVKNELSSAIKKQLTAFDALIDKEIEEFNRQFNAKNLNYLFLDAQ, from the coding sequence ATGAGGACATTTTTACCTAAACTTCTTCTTGTATTTTTTTTCTTCGGAATTTATACAGAAACCAATGCACAGCGGAACAAGAAATCTGCCGAAACAACTATAGATTCATCTGCCTTCGGGGCTTTAAAATATAGGTTGATAGGGCCTTTTAGAGGAGGGCGTTCTGCGGCCGTAGTGGGAGTTCCCGGAGAGCCAAACTTGTTTTATTTTGGTGCCACAGGTGGAGGAATATGGCGTACTACTGATGGCGGACGAACCTGGGAGAACATTTCTGACGGATTTTTTGGAGGAAGCATTGGAGCGATAAGTGTTGCCAATAGCGATCATAATATACTATTTGCCGGAGGAGGGGAAAAAACCCTAAGGGGAAATGTCTCTTCCGGGTCGGGAATATGGAAATCTGTAGATGCCGGGAAAACATGGAAATCCATGGGCTTGGAGAAAAGCAGGCATATCCCAAGGATCTCCATTCACCCAACCAATCCAGAGATCGTATATGCCGCCGTATTGGGGAATATTTACAAACCAACCCAAGAACGTGGTATTTATAAAAGTACCGATGGGGGAGCAACTTGGAAAAGAACACTTTTCGTTAATGAGCAAGCGGGAGCAGTAGATCTTATTATGGATCCCAATAATCCGCGAATTTTATATGCTTCCACTTGGAGAGTGCAACGAACTCCTTATAGTTTGAGCAGTGGTGGAGAAGGATCGGCGCTTTGGAAGAGTACAGATAGTGGGGAAACCTGGAAAGAGATTTCAAAAAATAAAGATTTTCCTCAAGACACCTTGGGAATTATGGGAATTACGGTATCACCGGTTAATTCCAACAGGCTTTGGGCAATTGTCGAGAATAAGGAAAAAGGTGGCGTTTATAGAAGTGAAGATGCTGGCGAAACCTGGAAGAACATAAATAGCGACCGGAGCCTGCGTCAAAGGGCTTGGTATTATACTCGAATCTATGCCGATCCCAAAGATGAAGATGTGGTATATGTGGTGAATGTTTCTTATCATAAATCCAAAGATGGGGGGGAGAATTTTACTTCAGCAAGGGCGCCTCATGGGGATCATCATGATATGTGGATAGCTCCGGAAAATCCCAATCGGATTATTATGGGAGATGATGGTGGTGCACAGGTAACTTACGATGGTGGGAAAACTTGGAGCACGTATCACAATCAGCCTACAGCACAATTTTATAGATTGACTACAGATAATCACTTTCCGTACAGGATTTATGCCGCACAACAGGATAATTCCACGATTAGGATAGACCACAGAAGTACCGATTATTCAATTTCCGAAGAGAACTGGGAATCTACCGCAGGCGGGGAATCGGCACATATTGCAGTAGATCCAGAAAATGATGACATTGTTTATGGAGGAAGCTACGGTGGATTTTTATCTCGTGTAAATCACGAAAAGAACACCCAACGTGCAATTAACGTCTGGCCAGATAATCCTATGGGGCATGGTGCAGAGGATATGAAATATAGGTTTCAATGGAATTTCCCGATCATATTTTCCAAACATGATCCCAACAAATTATATACGTTTTCCAACCATGTACATGTAACTACCAATGAAGGTCAGTCCTGGGAAACCATTAGTGAAGATCTTACCAGAAACGATAAGTCAAAACTCGGTTCCAGTGGAGGACCAATTACCCAAGACAATACAGGAGTAGAATATTACGCCACTATTTTTGCTGCGGAAGAATCTGCCTTGCAAGAAGGTTTGATCTGGGTGGGAAGTGACGACGGATTGGTGCATGTAACCAAGGACGGAGGAAAGAATTGGGAAAATATCACTCCAAAAGGATTGCCGGAATGGGCGCAGATAAATTCACTGGAAACCAGTGATCATGATGCGGGGACTGCCTATATTGCTGCAACCAGATATAAACTGGGGGATTTTGCACCGTATCTATACAAAACTACAGATTTTGGAAAAAGCTGGACAAAGATCACCGATGGGATAGGAAATGAACATTTTACCCGTGTAATTCGTGAAGACCCAACCGATAAAAACTTGTTATATGCAGGAACTGAAAATGGAATGTACATCTCCTTTAATCAAGGAAAACAATGGCAGGAATTTCAATTGAATTTACCTATAGTTCCTATAACAGATCTTGCTATTAAAGAGGACAATTTAATTGTGGCCACACAGGGAAGGAGTATTTGGATTTTGGATGATTTAAGCGTCCTGCATCAATATACTCCTGAAAACTCTAAAAAAGACTCATTCCTTTATCAGCCTAAAGCTACTTATAGAATAAGTGGAGGAGCACGGGAAAATTCCAAGACTGAGGGCACCAATCTTCCGAATGGAGTGGTGACCTATTTCAACATAAAAAATCTGGACGAAAAGAAAGATACCATTCATCTTACCTATTTTAATCAAGCAAATGATACTTTAAAATCCTTCGGGAATCAAGCTAAAGAAGATAAGTTAAAAGTGAAAAAGGGTTCCAATATGTTTGTTTGGAATATGTATGAAAAAGGTGCCGAAAAATTGGATGGAATGATCCTTTGGTGGGCAGATTTGGAAGGCCCAAGGATCCTTCCTGGAGAGTATGTTGTGGAACTAAATGTGAATGGAAAAAAAGAGCGCAAAAACTTTAAGGTATTACCAAATCCCAATGCAGAAACCGATAAAGCAGGATTACAAAAGCAATATGATTTTATTGCAGATGTGAATGCAACGGTGGACGAGGCTCATAAATCCATCAAAAAGATCAGAAAGATCAACGAGCAACTTAAATCTTTTCAAACTCAATATAAAGGGAACGAAAATGTAAAAGACCTGGTTGAAAAAGCGAAGCAAATGGAGGAGGAATTTGGAGAGATAGAGAAGGCGCTTTACCAAACCCAAAACAAGAGCGGGCAAGACCCTTTGAATTTCCCGATTAAACTCACCAATAAATTGGCACATTTAAACTCCTTGGTAGGAATGGGGGATTTCCCACCTACAGATCAGGACTTAGCGGTGAAAAACGAGTTGTCTTCAGCAATAAAAAAACAACTGACTGCTTTTGACGCTTTGATAGACAAAGAAATTGAAGAATTCAATAGACAATTTAACGCCAAGAACCTTAATTATCTATTTTTGGACGCTCAATAA
- a CDS encoding CopD family protein — protein MEYYNYIKALHLIFIVTWFAGLFYIPRLFVYHIEAAAKSEPDRSILTTQLKLMTKRLWYIITWPSAILTSIFAFWMLFLMPVWVEQDWMQVKLGFVVLLYAYHFKCHLIFKEMQNDVIKWTSNQMRLWNEGSTLILFSVIFLVIVRDAINWIYGVLGIFLLAAMLMLGIKIYKRIRSKNPNA, from the coding sequence ATGGAATATTACAATTATATTAAAGCCCTGCATTTAATTTTTATAGTTACCTGGTTTGCGGGACTGTTCTATATTCCGCGGCTGTTTGTTTATCATATAGAAGCAGCCGCGAAGTCAGAACCAGATCGGTCTATCTTGACCACACAATTAAAACTGATGACTAAAAGGCTTTGGTATATCATCACCTGGCCTTCGGCAATTTTAACCAGTATCTTTGCATTTTGGATGCTATTTCTTATGCCGGTTTGGGTAGAACAAGATTGGATGCAGGTAAAATTGGGGTTTGTGGTTTTGCTGTATGCCTATCATTTTAAATGTCATTTGATCTTTAAGGAAATGCAAAACGATGTTATAAAATGGACTTCCAACCAAATGCGACTTTGGAATGAAGGCTCTACGCTGATCCTTTTTTCAGTGATTTTTTTGGTGATCGTTCGGGATGCCATTAACTGGATCTACGGAGTGCTTGGAATATTTCTGTTGGCCGCTATGTTAATGCTTGGAATCAAGATATATAAGCGTATTCGCTCTAAAAATCCCAATGCTTAA